The DNA region CCCGCCGTCGCCGCATACGCCGCCCCCGCGCCGGCCGCCGCCGCTTCGGTGCAGGCCGACCGCAAGCCCAGCGACGAGCGCCAGCTCGACGTGCGCTACGAGGCCCAGCCCAACTTCTACTTCTGCGGCCCGGCCGCCGCCCGTAACGCGCTGAGCGTGCAGGGCAAGAACATCGACGTGTACGACATGGCCAAGCGGATGGGTACCACCGAGGCCGGTACCGACTCCATCAACGACATCACGCCGGTGCTGAACAAGGAGACCGGTAAGGACGTCTACAAGTCGGTGGAGATCCGGGACGCCAAGGCCGCCGAGAAGCATGCCGACAAGCTGCGCGAGGACATCGTGCGGACCGTCGACGACGGCCGTGCAGTGGTTGCCAACATCGCCGGCACCGCCACCGACACCGACGGCGGCGTGCACAGCTTCGAGGGCGGGCACTACGTCAGCGTCACCGGATACGACGACGAGGGCGAGACCGTGACCATCGCCGACTCGGCCGACCCGGCCAAGGCCTCGTACCGGATGGACGTCGACACCCTCGCCAACTGGATCGCCACCCGCGGTTACTCCGCAGCCTCCTGACGATCCGACAACCGAACACTCGAAGGGCCGACCCCCTGCCGGGGTCGGCCCTTCGGTCTGCCGGAAACCGGTCGCCGCAGGTATGTCACCCTCACTGAATGAACGACATGATCTTCCGTACGGCGATCCGGGCCGACCTGCCTACGGTGCTCGACCTGCTCGCCGACGACATGCTGGGACGTACCCGGGACGTCGGAGAGGTCGACGCCACCTACGAGAAGGCGTTCGCGGACATCACCGCCGACCCGCG from Micromonospora sp. NBC_01739 includes:
- a CDS encoding C39 family peptidase; this encodes MRTTILRKTALTVAAAATTAGGIAGPAVAAYAAPAPAAAASVQADRKPSDERQLDVRYEAQPNFYFCGPAAARNALSVQGKNIDVYDMAKRMGTTEAGTDSINDITPVLNKETGKDVYKSVEIRDAKAAEKHADKLREDIVRTVDDGRAVVANIAGTATDTDGGVHSFEGGHYVSVTGYDDEGETVTIADSADPAKASYRMDVDTLANWIATRGYSAAS